One Vicugna pacos chromosome X, VicPac4, whole genome shotgun sequence DNA window includes the following coding sequences:
- the SOX3 gene encoding transcription factor SOX-3 — protein sequence MRPARDNASGASSLRVPADLARSTSASLPFPPDPLAHRPPSTPPTESPGLFTVAAPAPGAPSPPATLAHLLPAPAMYSLLETELKNPVGPPTPAAGAGGPAAPGGAGKNSANAAGGANAGGGSGGGASGGGGGGGSDQDRVKRPMNAFMVWSRGQRRKMALENPKMHNSEISKRLGADWKLLTDAEKRPFIDEAKRLRAVHMKEYPDYKYRPRRKTKTLLKKDKYSLPGGLLPPGAAAAAAAAAAAAAASSPVGVGQRLDTYTHVNGWANGAYSLVQEQLGYAQPATMSSPPPPPALPQMHRYDMAGLQYSPMMPPGAQSYMNAAAAAAAASGYGGMAPSAAAAAAAAYGQQPATAAAAAAAAAAMSLGPMGTVVKTEPSSPPPAIASHSQRACLGDLRDMISMYLPPGGDAADAASPLPGGRLHSVHQHYQGAGTAVNGTVPLTHI from the coding sequence ATGCGACCAGCCCGAGACAACGCCTCAGGTGCGAGTAGCCTGCGGGTTCCCGCTGACTTGGCGCGGAGCACTTCAGCAAGCCTGCCCTTCCCGCCCGACCCGCTGGCCCACCGGCCCCCAAGCACCCCACCGACGGAGTCCCCGGGCCTTTTCACCGTGGCCGCTCCAGCCCCGGGAGCGCCTTCTCCTCCCGCCACTCTGGCGCACCTTCTTCCCGCCCCGGCCATGTACAGCCTGCTGGAGACTGAGCTCAAGAACCCGGTGGGGCCACCCACCCCGGCGGCAGGCGCGGGCGGCCCCGCAGCCCCGGGCGGTGCGGGCAAGAACAGTGCGAACGCAGCCGGCGGCGCGAACgcaggcggcggcagcggcggtggcgcgagcggcggcggcggcggcgggggcagcgATCAGGACCGCGTGAAGCGGCCCATGAACGCCTTCATGGTGTGGTCCCGCGGGCAGCGGCGCAAGATGGCCCTGGAGAACCCCAAGATGCACAACTCTGAGATCAGCAAGCGCTTGGGCGCCGACTGGAAACTGCTGACCGACGCCGAGAAGCGGCCGTTCATCGACGAGGCCAAGCGGCTGCGCGCCGTGCACATGAAAGAGTACCCGGACTACAAGTACCGGCCGCGCCGCAAGACCAAGACGCTGCTCAAGAAGGACAAGTACTCCCTACCCGGCGGTCTGCTGCCCCCCGGCGCTGCCGCTGCCGCAGCCGCGGCTGCTGCCGCCGCGGCCGCCAGCAGCCCGGTGGGCGTGGGCCAGCGcctggacacatacacacacgtgaaCGGCTGGGCCAACGGCGCGTACTCGCTGGTGCAGGAGCAGCTGGGCTACGCGCAGCCCGCGACCATGAgcagcccgccgccgccgcccgcgctgCCGCAGATGCACCGCTACGACATGGCCGGCCTGCAGTACAGCCCCATGATGCCGCCGGGCGCCCAGAGCTACATGaacgccgccgccgcggccgccgcggcCTCGGGCTACGGGGGTATGGCGCCCTCAGCCgcggccgccgcggccgccgcctacGGGCAGCAGCCCGccaccgccgctgccgccgcggccgcggccgccgccaTGAGCCTGGGCCCCATGGGCACGGTGGTGAAGACCGAGCCCAGCTCGCCGCCGCCCGCCATCGCGTCGCACTCGCAGCGCGCGTGCCTCGGCGACCTGCGCGACATGATCAGCATGTACCTGCCGCCTGGCGGAGACGCGGCCGACGCCGCCTCGCCGCTGCCGGGCGGCCGCCTGCACAGCGTGCACCAGCACTACCAGGGCGCCGGGACTGCCGTCAACGGAACGGTGCCGCTGACCCACATCTGA